In Theobroma cacao cultivar B97-61/B2 chromosome 7, Criollo_cocoa_genome_V2, whole genome shotgun sequence, the genomic window CCTTCCTCTTTTATTAAAGCAAGCCATGGTACCCCCCTAGCTCTACAAGTTTTTAGAAAAATGTTTGGATTGGCTACGCTCCCCCGAAAGTCGAAACTTTCTGTTGGCAAACCCTCCATGGCAAAATAGCTGCTAAATCTGTTTTGATGCATCAGGGAGTTCTTGCAGTTGATGACGCTAATTGCTCATTCCGCACCTCTCAGCTCGAGACTCCCTTTCATGTTCTCTTTGATTGCACCATTGCTTGGAAAACATGGTCTTCTTGTTGTTGCTTATGGGGTATCACTTGGGTTCAACCTGGTGatgttttgtctttttttagGGCATGGTTTGAACTTCCCATGCCTACGGGCAAGAGAGATACATGGAGAATGCTCTTTTTTGCAACACTTTGGACACTTTGGCTTTGTAGAAATCAGGTTATTTTCAGAGGGAAAAGGTTCAATCCAAACAAAATGAGAGACATCGCCTTTTTATGCCACATGCTTTGGTGTCAAGGGAAATGGGACCTTGGCCATGTTCCTACTGACTTGTGTCTCATGGAGCCTTTTTGGTCCAACATCAACACTAAAAGGAAGAACCAAAGAATGGCTGCCAACTGGTCAACTCCACCACCTGAAACTCTTAAACTCAACACAGATGGCGCAGCAAAAGGCAAACCCGGACCTGCTGGTATTGGAGGAGTGATTAGGGACCACCATGGCTTCATTCTGGGAACATTCTCTGAAAACATTGGTATTGAGAACTCAAATTTTGCTGAATTTTATGCCATACGAGAAGGAACCAGCTTCTTCTTTTCATCTCCCCGGGCTGCCACTCATTCTCTAGTTGTGGAAAGCGACTCTGCCAATGCTATCAATTGGGCGCCACACCACTGCAAAGTCCCTTGACggattataaaaatttttcgAATGCCATTGAAACTTTCTTGTGTAAAAGCACAAGAATCACTTTCAAGCATGTAATGAGGGAAGCCAACAATGTTGCAGACGGATTGGCCAAAGCAGGGGTATTAAGAGACTCAAACTTCAAAGCCTACTTTCAAAACCAACAGGGGGAGAGTACATGAACTCTTCCTTCATTGCAAAAAGCTTTATTATTTTGGTTAACCTTCAACTATCCCaatgtcttttcttttgaatatGATTTCTCACTTCATCCTCTGTTTGTCATGCTTTGTACCTCAATGCTGGAAGTAGCAGACCTCTTTTTTTGTAATCTGCTATTCTTTTGCATGGCATTCTTGAAGTGCCTTTTGTAATCTCTTCTTACGAGATCGCTTGTGAATAACAAATactgcctttcaaaaaaaaaagaacttaaaGGAGTTGAGGTATTTTACCGAAACTTTAATGAATTATGGGTACATTTTGGGGTCTTATTGAAAAGTTAGAGATGTACAAGTTGCTTGCTAGAGtaccaaaagagaaaagaaaaataaaatatatatcataCTAGCTTATGCTAACTACATAAATTTGTTCCAGAAGTCAGAAGTACTATAGATGATCAGCATTCCTATGAATCTCCACATCTTTCAAAGCTCTTATGCTTCTTTTGCTCATTAACAATTACTCTTTCAATCATGGTTACTTCTTTATCATCTTATTCTTTGAAACAACttcttgttgttgttgttagCTTTCTCTTCGTCATAACCATTAATATGTCCGATTTTAAAGGATGTTTCACATCAATCTTCAGCTTTGGTGATTCCTACACCGATACTGGCAACGTAGTCCACATTTCACTCTCCGAATCCAGGGAGCTTCCCCGCAGTGCTTTTCCTCCACATGGCAGGACCTTTTTTGGTCATCCAACAGGGCG contains:
- the LOC108662698 gene encoding uncharacterized protein LOC108662698; translation: MVKQKLEAIQRNFLWSGSSEKKKIHYVNWSTVSNPKTQGRLGIIDLELKNRALLNKWLLRYANEPDRIWRQVVSAKNKLKPDWFAHSLGESTTIRFWEDLWADDYTLATKFPRIHAWAISKKATIAKMGSWGVLAVDDANCSFRTSQLETPFHVLFDCTIAWKTWSSCCCLWGITWVQPGDVLSFFRAWFELPMPTGKRDTWRMLFFATLWTLWLCRNQVIFRGKRFNPNKMRDIAFLCHMLWCQGKWDLGHVPTDLCLMEPFWSNINTKRKNQRMAANWSTPPPETLKLNTDGAAKGKPGPAGIGGVIRDHHGFILGTFSENIGIENSNFAEFYAIREGTSFFFSSPRAATHSLVVESDSANAINWAPHHCKVP